From Calditrichota bacterium, one genomic window encodes:
- a CDS encoding trypsin-like peptidase domain-containing protein: protein MSSLKLLLFIVLFLFSDKLFSQNFLTSSFNEAWLESVISIEKSINGNYHPIGTGFLINTPNNHVAIVTAKHVVLDENRMPHKKIGFRVKTKKGKSIVYPENFAIDFTGNKWFYSKKFDIACHIFAWDTTADISTIPYKNLLVSKDLQTGAPLLIPGFPMGLRSADYPDPIVRRGSVALIMKDKILADALVFGGNSGSPVLYVPTLKVDNKTLSSPLFNQEMVIGLVSSYIPYTDVAISKQTKRTRITFEENSGLCNIIPAEAIIELLNRKDLIELEKTLK, encoded by the coding sequence ATGAGCTCTCTCAAATTGCTTTTATTCATTGTATTGTTTTTATTTTCCGATAAATTATTTTCTCAAAATTTTTTAACTTCAAGTTTTAATGAAGCATGGTTAGAGTCCGTTATTTCTATTGAAAAGAGCATTAATGGTAACTATCATCCAATAGGAACAGGATTCTTAATCAATACTCCAAATAATCATGTCGCAATTGTTACAGCAAAACATGTAGTTCTTGATGAAAATAGAATGCCTCATAAGAAAATTGGCTTTAGGGTAAAAACGAAAAAAGGAAAAAGTATTGTTTATCCAGAAAACTTTGCGATTGATTTTACTGGTAATAAATGGTTTTATTCAAAAAAATTTGATATTGCATGTCATATTTTTGCTTGGGATACAACTGCCGATATTTCAACCATTCCCTATAAAAATCTTTTAGTTTCTAAAGATCTGCAAACTGGTGCTCCATTATTAATTCCTGGTTTTCCTATGGGGCTGCGTTCTGCAGATTATCCAGATCCAATTGTGAGACGTGGTTCTGTTGCGCTTATAATGAAGGATAAAATCCTAGCTGATGCTTTAGTATTCGGTGGAAATAGTGGAAGTCCTGTATTATATGTTCCCACACTTAAAGTTGATAATAAGACACTAAGCTCTCCTTTATTTAATCAAGAAATGGTAATTGGACTAGTCTCCAGTTATATTCCTTACACAGATGTTGCCATCAGCAAACAAACTAAGCGAACAAGAATAACATTTGAAGAAAATTCAGGGTTGTGCAATATTATTCCTGCAGAGGCTATAATAGAGTTGCTTAATCGCAAGGACTTAATTGAATTAGAGAAAACATTGAAATAA
- a CDS encoding IS91 family transposase, with protein sequence MSSATIARIFRENIKEYSQGHRLSAKQWKVVNAIMNCRTAALGGHLYECRSCGGERPCYNPCRDRHCPNCQYILKEKWVKERLKELLPVPYYHVVFTLPHSLNDLISYNKRLLYNLFFCCVKETLNTFANDPNYLGAQCGYLALLHTWGQGLSQHVHLHLIVAGGGIAKTGEWKSLPYESRFLFPVRAVGKMFRGKFISKLKKMHYKRELVIPECVGLYKEAHVFEHMLDSIAHKKWRVYAKKPFGSAEMVVRYIGRYSHRVAISNKRIIDGTEKKVRFNYKDYKQGSEGGAFNKEMTLPAAEFIRRFLLHILPHGFNKIRFYGFWAGKVKKDILQRIRSDMGDTTNNGALCDEQEEVNLYSCPHCKVAMFFRMMLDPQYDQVAYVDTS encoded by the coding sequence ATGTCAAGTGCAACCATAGCCCGTATTTTCCGTGAGAACATCAAAGAATACAGCCAGGGGCATAGGCTGTCAGCCAAACAGTGGAAAGTTGTTAACGCGATCATGAACTGCCGTACAGCAGCTCTTGGCGGCCATCTTTATGAGTGTCGCTCGTGTGGTGGTGAACGTCCCTGCTATAATCCCTGCCGCGACCGTCATTGTCCCAACTGCCAATATATCCTGAAAGAGAAATGGGTAAAAGAGCGTTTAAAGGAGCTTTTGCCTGTGCCTTACTACCATGTGGTGTTTACACTTCCACACAGTTTAAACGATTTGATCAGTTATAACAAGAGGCTTTTATACAACCTGTTTTTTTGTTGTGTCAAAGAAACGCTTAACACTTTTGCCAACGATCCAAACTATCTTGGGGCGCAATGCGGGTACCTTGCCTTGCTGCATACCTGGGGGCAGGGCTTATCACAGCATGTGCACCTGCATTTAATTGTCGCCGGAGGTGGAATAGCGAAAACAGGCGAATGGAAAAGCCTGCCCTATGAAAGCCGTTTTCTCTTTCCGGTAAGGGCTGTGGGGAAAATGTTCCGTGGCAAGTTTATATCTAAACTGAAAAAGATGCATTATAAGAGGGAATTGGTAATCCCGGAGTGTGTTGGTTTATACAAAGAGGCACATGTATTTGAGCATATGCTGGATTCCATTGCCCATAAGAAGTGGCGAGTTTATGCCAAGAAACCTTTTGGTAGCGCCGAGATGGTTGTGCGCTATATCGGACGTTATTCGCACCGGGTGGCCATTAGCAACAAGCGCATCATAGACGGTACTGAAAAGAAGGTGCGTTTTAATTACAAAGACTACAAGCAAGGGAGCGAAGGTGGCGCCTTTAACAAGGAGATGACCTTGCCCGCAGCAGAGTTTATCCGTCGCTTTCTTTTGCACATTCTGCCCCACGGCTTCAACAAGATCCGCTTTTACGGTTTCTGGGCAGGTAAGGTAAAGAAGGATATTTTGCAGCGCATCCGATCTGACATGGGGGACACTACCAATAATGGGGCGCTGTGTGATGAACAGGAAGAAGTGAATTTATATAGCTGCCCACATTGTAAGGTGGCCATGTTTTTCCGAATGATGCTAGACCCACAATATGATCAGGTTGCTTATGTGGATACATCTTAA
- a CDS encoding integron integrase — MTEKKLLLLLKEKIRAKHYSIRTEKSYIDWTKRYVYFHNLRHPNLMGAKEIEQFLNYLAVSRNLAASSQNQALNAINFLYKEVLKIDFDQLENISWAKKPKKLPVILSKNEVKKLLQHLNSQPWLMASLLYGTGMRNMECLRLRVKDIDFDQNQINIHCGKGAKDRRAILPESLKKHLQLQLNTVKALHEQDLINGNGEVFLPNALASKSPVSATEYGWKYLFPALRLSVDPRSGKKRRHHLNESVLRKYIYLARKKAGINKPVSAHTLRHSFATHLLENGYDIRTVQELLGHKDVKTTMIYTHVLNRPGLAVKSPLD; from the coding sequence ATGACAGAAAAGAAACTGCTTTTGCTGTTAAAAGAAAAAATAAGGGCAAAACATTACAGCATTCGTACAGAAAAAAGTTATATAGATTGGACAAAACGCTACGTCTATTTTCACAACCTGAGACATCCTAATTTAATGGGCGCAAAAGAAATAGAGCAGTTTCTTAATTATCTGGCCGTTTCACGTAATCTGGCCGCTTCCTCACAAAACCAGGCATTGAATGCCATCAACTTTTTATATAAAGAAGTATTGAAAATAGATTTTGATCAACTGGAAAATATCTCGTGGGCAAAAAAACCAAAAAAATTACCGGTCATCTTATCAAAAAACGAAGTAAAAAAATTATTACAACATTTAAACAGCCAACCCTGGTTAATGGCTTCATTACTTTACGGAACAGGGATGCGTAATATGGAATGTTTACGGCTGCGCGTTAAAGATATCGATTTCGATCAAAACCAGATAAACATTCATTGCGGAAAAGGTGCAAAAGATCGGCGGGCCATATTGCCGGAATCATTAAAGAAACATCTGCAGCTTCAATTAAATACTGTAAAAGCTTTGCACGAGCAAGATTTGATAAATGGCAACGGCGAAGTTTTTTTACCAAATGCATTAGCAAGCAAATCACCTGTAAGCGCAACAGAATATGGCTGGAAATATCTTTTCCCGGCATTAAGATTGTCGGTCGACCCGCGCTCCGGAAAAAAAAGACGCCATCATTTAAATGAATCAGTTCTACGCAAATACATTTACCTGGCGCGCAAAAAAGCAGGGATCAATAAACCGGTAAGTGCCCATACATTGCGGCATTCATTTGCAACACACCTTCTGGAAAATGGATACGATATCCGCACAGTGCAGGAATTGCTTGGCCATAAAGATGTGAAAACCACAATGATTTATACCCACGTATTAAACCGGCCCGGCCTCGCCGTCAAATCTCCTTTAGATTGA
- the glgX gene encoding glycogen debranching protein GlgX yields the protein MSNQTKIKANHREELFKLVSHDFEIKRGHPWPLGATLVREGVNFAIISESAKAVSLVIFSKCSSSPLIEFPLDPRINKTGDIWHAHINGLNPWISYAYRVFADDNFRKNGVLVLDPYARATCGAETWGQQQLTQTGNQESPVRLSTIVDDTFDWELDQPLNLPLKESIIYEMHVRGFTQHHSAQVMKPGTFAGIIEKIPYLKELGITAVELMPVTDFDELGINRKNPITGEKLKNFWGYDPISFFALKSSYAHDPTPGGALIEFKKMVKALHKAGIEVILDIVFNHTAEGGEQGEIYNLKGLDRDTYYLFDKKTRHYLNYTGCGNTVNCNHPVVRSMIIDSLRYWVTEMHVDGFRFDLASILSRGPNGEVLSDPPILERIALDPVLTGTKIIAEAWDAAGLYQVGDFPHWQRWMEWNGKFRDDVRRFIKGDEGMVPLLASRLSGSSDLYEDDGREPYHSVNFVSCHDGFPLADLVVYTQKQNLANGEQNRDGENHNNSHNFGVEGPTENPEIEKVRRRQIKNYAAILMLSQGVPMFHAGDEFGRTQGGNNNAYCQDNKISWLNWSLVKKNKDLIRFFKLLISFRKSHPCLRRSQFRVETRNGIADMSWHGKQIHKADWSKKSKTLALFLAGADKDEADIYIMINGDHKKHRFELPKRAKGKWALFLNTFNNSPDDILDDGRIKAPVDQKLFGLENRSIAVFVST from the coding sequence GAGGTCATCCCTGGCCACTGGGAGCAACACTTGTTCGTGAAGGTGTAAATTTTGCAATAATCTCAGAAAGTGCCAAAGCTGTTTCGCTGGTAATATTCAGCAAGTGTTCAAGCAGCCCGTTAATTGAGTTCCCACTTGATCCGCGGATTAATAAAACCGGTGATATTTGGCATGCGCATATTAATGGACTAAATCCATGGATAAGCTACGCCTACCGAGTTTTTGCCGATGACAATTTCCGTAAAAACGGCGTGCTGGTTCTCGACCCGTATGCGCGGGCCACCTGCGGCGCAGAAACCTGGGGCCAGCAACAATTAACACAAACCGGTAACCAGGAAAGCCCCGTTCGCCTTTCTACAATTGTGGATGATACTTTTGATTGGGAACTTGACCAACCTTTAAACCTGCCGCTGAAAGAATCTATTATTTATGAAATGCATGTACGTGGTTTTACGCAACACCATTCTGCACAGGTAATGAAACCGGGCACATTTGCAGGGATAATCGAAAAAATACCGTATTTAAAAGAATTGGGCATAACCGCCGTGGAGCTGATGCCGGTAACTGATTTTGATGAACTTGGTATAAACCGCAAAAACCCGATAACGGGAGAAAAATTAAAAAACTTTTGGGGCTATGATCCTATTTCATTTTTCGCGTTAAAATCATCTTATGCTCACGATCCAACACCCGGTGGTGCTCTGATTGAATTTAAGAAGATGGTTAAAGCGCTGCATAAAGCGGGGATTGAAGTAATTTTGGATATCGTTTTTAACCATACTGCGGAGGGCGGCGAGCAAGGTGAAATTTACAATTTAAAGGGTCTTGACCGGGATACATATTACCTTTTTGATAAAAAGACGCGGCACTATCTTAACTATACCGGCTGTGGGAATACGGTTAACTGTAACCATCCTGTTGTGCGCAGTATGATTATTGATTCTTTGCGATACTGGGTTACTGAAATGCATGTGGATGGTTTCCGGTTTGACCTGGCCTCAATTTTAAGCCGTGGGCCAAATGGCGAGGTGTTATCGGACCCGCCAATATTGGAAAGGATTGCGCTTGATCCTGTTTTGACTGGGACAAAAATTATTGCCGAAGCCTGGGATGCTGCCGGTCTTTACCAGGTTGGTGATTTTCCACATTGGCAAAGATGGATGGAATGGAACGGCAAGTTTCGTGATGATGTGCGGCGTTTTATAAAAGGCGATGAAGGAATGGTGCCTCTGCTGGCAAGCAGGCTTTCTGGCAGTTCTGATTTGTATGAGGATGACGGCCGTGAACCTTACCACAGTGTTAATTTTGTTAGTTGCCACGATGGTTTCCCTTTAGCGGATTTGGTTGTGTACACGCAGAAACAGAATCTTGCCAATGGTGAGCAAAACCGGGATGGTGAGAACCATAATAACAGCCACAATTTTGGAGTTGAGGGCCCTACTGAAAATCCTGAAATTGAAAAGGTACGCCGAAGACAGATAAAAAATTATGCCGCAATTTTGATGCTGTCGCAGGGTGTGCCCATGTTCCATGCGGGCGACGAGTTTGGCCGGACTCAGGGCGGGAATAATAATGCTTATTGCCAGGATAATAAAATCAGCTGGCTGAATTGGTCTCTTGTTAAAAAAAATAAGGATCTGATTCGTTTTTTTAAATTGCTTATCTCATTTAGAAAATCGCACCCGTGTTTGCGGCGCTCTCAATTTAGGGTGGAAACGCGCAATGGTATTGCTGATATGAGTTGGCATGGAAAGCAAATCCACAAAGCGGACTGGTCAAAAAAATCTAAAACACTGGCTTTGTTTTTGGCCGGTGCGGACAAGGATGAAGCGGATATTTATATAATGATAAACGGCGATCATAAAAAGCATCGTTTTGAACTGCCAAAACGTGCCAAGGGAAAATGGGCTCTTTTTCTAAATACGTTTAATAATAGTCCGGATGATATTTTGGATGATGGCCGGATTAAGGCACCGGTGGATCAAAAACTTTTTGGGCTTGAAAATCGGTCTATCGCGGTATTTGTTTCAACCTAA